A genomic stretch from Strongyloides ratti genome assembly S_ratti_ED321, chromosome : 1 includes:
- a CDS encoding 28S ribosomal protein S22, mitochondrial, producing the protein MMLLSFSKNTLHKVISRNTFLRSKSAWLNQKKTLKNEKEIDVEALYVSNDVQVLLKNLTGLDISNKIFTEKKVHSLERSHFALMTDEAYQKTLEKMKNIGQQFLQFVPLKEPRSKNVEILDSDPDIANFDSSKFIFTDITFDATDLDRTVVVRETDGTLRSATPSEHDRMNRFFYEKPNRPVFEPAVFSGDDLKNALNSMKHEFVLDWACWFYEPDDPNYVALSKEVFDEIISNKKFDILYSTRHYGQFAFYCALNGEIIDLLNYYGKKESLTDAANFIKLYKIIHPNWRTTISTEDDDLKVVSDFIYQKIIPKEKLHDLVSLVAKTKRNCL; encoded by the exons atgatgctGTTgtctttttcaaaaaatactTTACATAAAGTTATATCAAGAAATACATTTCTTCGATCAAAATCTGCATGGctaaatcaaaaaaa aacacttaaaaatgaaaaagaaattgatgTTGAAGCATTGTATGTCAGTAATGATGTTCAAGTACTATTGAAAAATCTTACAGGTCTAGATATTtcaaacaaaatttttacagAAAAAAAGGTTCATTCTTTAGAACGTTCTCATTTTGCTTTGATGACAGATGAAGCTTATCAAAAG actcttgaaaaaatgaaaaatataggacaacaatttttacaatttgtTCCTTTAAAAGAACCTCGTTCAAAAAATGTAGAAATTTTAGACAGTGATCCAGATATTGCTAATTTTGATAGCTccaaatttatatttaccgATATCACATTCGATGCTACAGATCTTGATCGTACAGTTGTTGTTCGTGAAACTGATGGAACACTAAGATCTGCCACTCCATCAGAACATGATCGTATGAATCGTTTCTTCTACGAAAAACCAAATCGTCCAGTTTTTGAACCAGCAGTTTTCTCGGGTGATGATCTTAAGAATGCATTAAATTCAATGAAACATGAATTTGTATTAGATTGGGCTTGTTGGTTCTATGAACCAGATGATCCAAATTATGTAGCATTATCAAAAGAAGTATTTGATGAAAttataagtaataaaaaatttgatatactTTATTCAACAAGACATTATGGTCAATTTGCCTTTTATTGTGCTTTAAATGGAGAAATaattgatttattaaattattatggaaaaaaagaaagtttgACAGATGCAGctaattttattaagttGTACAAAATTATACATCCTAACTGGAGAACTACTATTAGTACCGAAGATGATGATTTAAAAGTAGTTAGtgattttatatatcaaaaaattattccaaAAGAAAAGTTACATGATTTAGTAAGTCTTGTAgcaaaaacaaaaagaaattgtttatag
- a CDS encoding Kazal domain and Organic anion transporter polypeptide OATP family and Major facilitator superfamily domain, general substrate transporter-containing protein — translation MDIGKDNTKEDEEDYLNGQSPSAETQSAPGDLAKLPGTSSKESLDFPLGYPIISNIPINEENTFNKDIVSSTRSPKTNNSRIAPRPKGHYRGTRENGFASGPPFPTTPRREVTWLSPEERQKKVQQIELIQKQFDNITKEAQCGLRDWRPKWIQRFANRKIMLLLLCWFCTLQGMLINGLVPSSLSTIERRFQINTSTIGRIMQFYDFGYVLFCIPVSYFGGRHSKPLVLGIGLLCMAIGSFIFSTPHLITDAYTLNYNSEDSALSKCSSNNPSLFYNISNKQYNTNESNSIHSPDALALKSCPSPENQPGTFRYVFLFCLAHFLHGIGATPLFTIGVSYIDENVGTALSSLYVGIFYSFAIFGPALGFITSSSFLQYHTDFLQPGQAFAIKNLDESDPKWVGAWWVGFQLASILMLLAVFPIISLPKVLPESLQWHKNRLQEEALAGGQRKRTPECCGVPTSGKTAAVFGSLMQLDEASASNVLAEQMPALKSKNGPIWYQLWLDVRHIPIAIYRILSNGSYMLITLAMAVDGMVVAGASTFMSKYLEGQFSVAPSKANMLIGVIMVPMAGIGTMASGYIIQHYKFNCVKSLKFCIALLLASLLLTPMFFIYCDHDQLTGVERPYIDTKDKLFLNVTINNDMLPMSLRSDCNKHCQCLDSEYHPICAEMKNESQIPFYSPCFAGCQEKYDPLRKFYTNCKCVPDDVKHVKKGYCESKCTGLFAFLTFFAPFCLFTFAVGVPLISVVLRTVEYAERSFALGIQWIIVRVVGTIPAPVVFGWIFDVSCTRQHLDPCSGEHGSLS, via the exons ATGGATATTGGTAAAGATAATACAAAAGAAGATGAAgaagattatttaaatggTCAATCACCTAGTGCAGAGACTCAATCTGCTCCAGGAGATTTAGCAAAATTGCCAGGTACTTCATCTAA agaATCTCTTGATTTTCCTTTAGGATATCcaattatttcaaatattccTATAAATGAggaaaatacttttaataaagatattgTATCATCTACTCGTTCAcctaaaacaaataattcaCGAATAGCTCCAAGACCTAAAGGACATTACCGTGGAACACGTGAAAATGGTTTTGCTTCAGGTCCACCATTTCCTACAACTCCACGTCGTGAAGTAACATGGTTATCACCTGAGGAAcgacaaaaaaaagttcaacaaattgaattaattcaaaaacaatttgataatataacaaaagaaGCTCAATGTGGTTTAAGAGATTGGCGTCCAAAGTGGATTCAACGATTTgctaatagaaaaataatgttattattattatgttgGTTTTGTACATTACAGGGAATGCTAATAAATGGGTTAGTTCCTTCATCGCTTTCTACAATTGAAAGAcgatttcaaataaatacgAGTACTATAGGAAGAATTATGCAATTTTATGATTTTGGatatgtattattttgtattCCTGTTAGTTATTTTGGTGGAAGACATTCAAAACCTCTAGTCTTAGGTATTGGTTTATTATGTATGGCAATAggaagttttattttttcaacacCACATTTAATAACTGATGCCtatacattaaattataattcaGAAGATTCTGCATTATCAAAATGTTCATCAAATAATccatcattattttataatatttctaataaacaATACAATACCAATGAATCAAATTCAATACATTCTCCTGATGCTTTGGCTTTAAAATCTTGTCCATCTCCAGAAAATCAACCTGGAACATTTAGATACGTGTTTCTATTTTGCCTCGCACATTTTTTACATGGTATAGGAGCAACTCCTCTTTTTACTATTGGTGTTAGTTATATTGATGAAAATGTTGGTACAGCACTTTCATCATTATATGTTggaattttttattcatttgcCATTTTTGGTCCTGCTTTAGGCTTCATAACTTCTTCatcttttttacaatatcaTACAGATTTTTTACAACCTGGACAAGCTTTtgctataaaaaatttagatgaATCAGATCCAAAATGGGTTGGTGCATGGTGGGTTGGATTTCAATTAGCTTCTATATTAATGTTACTTGCTGTATTTCCAATTATAAGTTTACCTAAAGTTTTACCTGAAAGTTTACAATGGCATAAAAATAGACTACAGGAGGAGGCATTAGCTGGAGGGCAAAGAAAACGTACACCAGAATGTTGTGGTGTACCAACTTCTGGAAAAACAGCAGCAGTATTTGGTTCTTTGATGCAATTAGATGAAGCATCAGCATCTAATGTTTTGGCAGAACAGATGCCTgctttaaaaagtaaaaatggTCCTATATGGTATCAATTATGGCTTGATGTTCGCCATATTCCTATTGCTATTTATAGAATCCTTAGTAACGGGTCTTATATGCTTATAACATTAGCTATGGCAGTAGATg gaATGGTAGTAGCAGGTGCCTCAACATTTATGTCTAAGTATCTTGAAGGACAATTTTCAGTGGCACCATCAAAAGCCAATATGCTTATTGGAGTTATTATGGTTCCAATGGCTGGTATTGGAACAATGGCATCAGGTTACATCATAcaacattataaatttaattgtgtcaaatcattaaaattttgtattgcCTTATTATTGgcatcattattattaacaccaatgttttttatatattgtgaTCATGATCAATTGACTGGTGTTGAAAGACCATATATTGAtacaaaagataaattatttttaaatgtaacaataaataatgatatgtTACCGATGTCTTTAAGATCTGATTGTAATAAACATTGTCAATGTCTGGATTCTGAGTATCATCCAATATGTGCAGAGATGAAAAATGAAAGTCAAATACCATTTTATTCTCCTTGTTTTGCTGGTTGCCAAGAAAAATATGATccattaagaaaattttatacaaattgTAAATGTGTTCCTGATGATGTTAAACATGTTAAAAAAGGATACTGTGAATCAAAATGTACAGGGCTTTTTGCTTTTCTAACTTTTTTTGCCccattttgtttatttactTTTGCTGTAGGAGTACCATTAATATCTGTTGTTTTACGTACTGTTGAGTATGCAGAAAGATCTTTTGCCTTAGGTATTCAATGGATAATAGTACGTGTTGTCGGAACAATTCCAGCTCCTGTTGTTTTTGGATGGATTTTTGATGTTTCATGTACCAGGCAACATTTAGATCCATGTAGTGGAGAACATGGTAGTT TATCATAG